The sequence aatcttctgttcaactcttttacttcatcatttttcctttcgCTTTTGCtcctcgacattcaagagcaagttttagagtcttttctgacatccgtgttggtcttttctttctttcctgtccttttaacaACCTCTTACTTTATTCATCTATGacgaccttgatgtcattccacaactcatctggtcttcagtcattactgttcaactcGTCGAATCTGttctctaaattcatgagggatatactcaaggttgtactttgtctttgtggacttggtctaattttcttcagtttcaacttgaacttgcatgtaagcaattgacagtctgttccaccattggcccctggcctttttctgactgatgatatcgagcttttccatcatctctttccacagatgtagtcgatttgattcctgtgtatcccatctggtgaggtccacatgtattgtctacgtttatgttggtgaaaaaaggtacttgcagtgaataagccattggtcttactctatcatgggatctccagcattattcccaccaccaagaccatattttccaactagcaatccttcttctttgtttcccacttccgcattccaatcaccagttattatcaatgcatcctgattgcatgttcgatcaattccagactgaagaagttggtaacactcttcaatttcttcacctttggtcctagtggttggtgcgtatatttggataatagtcgtattaactggtcttccttgtagaaatatagatattatcctatcactgacagtgtggtactttaggatagatcttgaaatgctttttttgacgatgaaggtagcaccattcctcttcaagttgttgttcccggcatatatgattgtccaattcaaaatggccaataccagtccatttcagctctctaaggcctaggatatccatgtctatgtgttccattgcatttttgatgactttcaagtTTCATAGATTCACACTtccgtacattccacattctgattattaatggatgtttgcagctgtttcttctcattttgagtaatgccacgtcagcaaatgaaggtcccgaaagcttgactccatctacatcattaaagtcaactactttgaggaggcacctcttacccagtcgtcttttgagcaccttccaacctaatgggctcatcttctggcactatatcaatgttctgctgctattcataaggttttcactggctctttCCTTTCAGTAGTAAACTGCCGGGTTCTTCTTTCtggtctggcttagtctggaagctcagctgaaacctgtccgccgtgggtgaccctgctggtatacccgtggcatagcgtccagcatcacagtaacatgcaagtaACAAACTAACAGACTGTCAAACTGACAGACCTGCCCTGGGAGTCCCTGATTCCCTTGAATTTGGGTTGGGTTCCCTCAACAAGCTCCCCTGTCAGGCCTGCCCTTTTGCTCAGAGTGTATCAGACAAGTCTTTGATGATGACCAATGGGGGACACACAGGGTGATCATGTGGTGGAGGGTGGCCGGTGCTCAGGGAGTGGAAATCAGACCCCCAAAGGAGGTAGTATTTGAGATATGTCTGACTCCACCTAGGTGCCCTCTGCTTCCTCTCTGTCCAGCATAACCTTGTCATGCGTCAGGGTCTGATCAGgggcacctcctccaggaagccttccttgaccttCTGGCCCTCACTTCCTCCTCCCTGCTAAGGCTTCCTCATCTTCCCTTTATTTGTTCTGCACCCTAGCTGCACTGTCTTTTTTAGTGTGTTGGTTTGGTCTGTTCACCAGATGGTGAGCTCTTTGGTGGAGCAAGCCATGTGTTATGTGTTTCTCACTTTTGCTGCAGATACAGCGCGTCATCCTCCGTGGAGTGTTCCTCTGCACCTCAGATGGCTTTGTGTGTTTGCATTGTCAGCGTCTTTGAGGCCACTCCTCCTGTGCAGCATTCTGAGTGCACAGCTGAGCAAAAGACTTACCCTTCCCCCCTGAAACAGGACAGGGAGCTGAAGAAACATAGAAGAATTTGGCTGCAGGGCTAGGTCTGCACTGGCAGGGGTCACTAATCTCTTtgagcacattccttctctttaTAATGGTCCCCACCTCCCCTATGTGGTTCCTGCAAAAGTGAAATCAGACCATGATGTTCTGTGCCAGGTTCACCGAGGAGAAGAGGAAACCCCAGGTAAAGAACACTGACCTCTGTGTCCCAAAGACGGGGCAGAAAGTAAAGCATAGAAATTTAACGCATGCGTGCCAGTGTTCACAACAGAGACTGGCACATACAGGATGCTCCAGAAAGGTTGTCTAGTAAATGAATGAAGCTATGCTACTGCTTCACTAATATCAGAGCTTCAGCTCCTGGGAAGTATCATGTACGACAAACATGGTTAgggagaaagaataaaaatggcATCTATTATACGTGGTTGGACGATGCATTGAAGGCTTGACTGATGCGTTTCTACAATTGTTTTCTACCCTTCTTCACCCTTTCAAATAAGGCAGGAGCCACTATGGCGGAGCCAGCTGGAGCTCACTCACGTTCCTCATCATCTCTTCTTCCTGGAAAATGGccggactacatttcccaggttCTTTTGCGATTAGCTGGGGCCATGTGACTGAGCTCCAGCCAATGGAATGCTTTGCTGTGAAATCCCGCCATGTTTGATCCTCCTCTCTCCCCACTTCTGGTTCAATGAAAGGACTTGGAGGAGCTGGCAGAGAGCAGAGCCATAAGGTAGAAGGAGCCTGGACCCTGAATGATGGCGTGCagcagagccctcacctacccacattggaCTATGACTCAGCAAGGTAACTATCGTTTTGCTAAGTCACTGAGATTCAGGGGTTCTTTATCATGGGAGTTTGCCTACTCTAATGTAGGCATGTCTCAGGAGAGGGTTGTCACAACAGGTGTTTcccacaagccaagaaacagtGATCCCAAGCCCTTGGGAAGGAGTGGAGATTCTGGAGCAAGAATGAGGAATTAGGAGTTGTACAATTATGTATAGGAGGACAATCTTCTTTGTAATTGCTCCTTGAGGGTTGAAGTAAGGGAGGGCCGAGTGGGGTGGATTGTTCCCATTACACAGCTGAGTAAGAGGAGGCCGAGAGGGAAGTGTGGCCCTAGGGCACCCAGGAAGCAGCGCAGACCTTGGTCTTCTCACTCCCAGAGCCGGGGCCTTCCCCCCATCACTGAATGGGTGAGAGATACCCGGCCCCTCCCTTGGAGTCTGCCACCCACCTGATACACTATGTGGCCAAACCGTGGGGTGGAATTAGGGAAATCAGGACTCGACAAGCAAACTTATTTCAGCAAGGCATTTATTTGTCAGACAGAGTGTCTACTAGGACACTGGAACATTATGGTCGTTCACAAGGAAACCTTCAGCACTCTAGAGTGCCCGGAGCGCTGGCCACTCTTCGGGACATAGTGCTGAGTTCGTGAGACCAGAAGTTTATACAGTATTGAgagtctttttaaagaaaaaaataaacaaaattacaaATGAAAAATTAGGCAccacaatgaatatttattgagaataagaaaataaaatattattcattttAGCAAGGTGACAGATCCTATAAACTTCAGAAAATATCAGCAATACCatgatatttttattaattagCTGCTTAATAATCCTTGataatattttttctatatttttgtctGCAAGGTATTGATCACCTATTCATATAACTCATTCTGTAGTGTAGAATAATAGGTAATCTGGTACGTCCTTGTTGAttggatttattttaaaatagtggtAGTTGGGATGTAAAAGCATACAACTTCACACACAGATGTTTTTACAGTTTGTAGTCTGCTCCAGGATGTGTCCACAAAAACAGGGAGCCTGATAGGTTGTATTTTGCACATTTCCCATCAAAAATAAGAAATGTCCTGTGGGTTTTATAACTACATGTGCTGCACGTTCCTAACTGTTGAAAACTTTTGTGCTGACTTGGTGTCAGTGAAAGCTAAATCCTCCACTTAGAATTTACACGTCTGAGGACGGGAAGAATTTTCCATAGACTAGCTGCTGGCTCCTCACATTTCCAGTGTTGTTTCTCCTCCACTGCCCACTATCCATATACTTCTGGTGACAAGCACCACAGGACATGTTCATATCTGGATATGACTTCCAGCCCTGTACTTTTTCTCATGTGCCAGGAGAGCTGATCCATTCCTGGAAGCCCCTCCTACACTGAGATGGCTAGCAAGAACCTAACTATACATGGAAGTGACTGTGAACTACATGAATGTGCCCCCACTGAGCCCAGCTACAGGTATCCCCAAATGGGCTGCCCCTTAACCAGCTTCCCCAGATACCTGTGGCCACATGAATGCCGCCAGACCCAAGGTAGGTAAAACTGGAGTAGAAGGAAACAATGGTGTTAACTGGTGAATCATTTTGTAAACTTTATCAAAACGTAGCAGTGTGAACAATTTCTAGGACTCCTCTCATTCTGTATGCAAGTGAGGGGCCCTGCGGTGATCACTTTCCCCCAAGAAGAGAAGTTCCCTTGTCCCCGACTGTCTGCATCAGACGGTCCCTTTTTCACTGCCCAGGGTGGAGAACTGTCATGGTGAATGAGATTTGTAGTCCAAATGATGCAGATTGAATCTTAGAACTTACATTCACTAGCTGTGTGCCCTGGACAAAACATTTGACTTTCCTGAGCCCCAGGACTGTAAGGCATGACACAGGTGTCAGTGATGGTTATTAGCCTAATGAGCGCTTATTAAAAGCTTATGACATGCAAACTTAGTGTTATgggctgaattatgtccccccaaattatgtgttgtaaatcctaacctctatgcctgtggttataatcccatttgggattgggctgtctttgttacattaaagaggcaggattagtatagagtctattttgagtcaatttcttttgagatataagagagattaaacaagcaagcagaggagagatggggtaagatagatgtcaagacacatggaggtctccaaggaaccaggaagcagaagctgaagagacaaggaccttcctccagagttaacagagagagaaagtcttcccctggagctggcaccttgaattcagacttctagactcctaactgtgagaaaatacatttctgtttgtttcagCCATCTActtttggtgtttctgttacagcagtgctagataacgaAGACAGCCAGTACTTACTGGGTGCTTCACTAGATACCTGGAAAGGCTGACAAAGAACCCCTCCTCTGCCCGAGTACCTCCCCTGGACACACAGACTGGGTGCCTGAACTCTGGATGGGAAAGCAGGTGATCCAGGAAACTGGGGCAGCTCAGAGCTCACCTTCCCCTTCTAGGGGCCTGCACAGCCCCCAGCTCATGCCAATGGACACCAACGGAAAGGCCCAGGAAAGTGGGTCCCAGGAGACACCAATACCTAATGCCCAGGAATCTCTATTACTGACCACAGCACAAATCCCCAGGCTGTGAGATTTTTTGCAATGGggtaatattttataaattattaatgtgcttttctctttctttttgagtatATGCCTTTGCCTTACTTGGTTTGAAGCCTCCATCTTTCTGGAGGAGTTTGGGGATTGCCTCAGAAGGATGCAGAGGAAAGACCTAGGCATTTTCAGCTTCTGACTTGCAAAATAGGATCCTTCATGCAGCAGGATGCCAGCCTTGGAGGCCAGGATACAATCTTGAGAGAGGATTTTTCACTTCCCATCTGTATGAGTTtattgtggctgctgtaacagaatagAGTTGCAAGTTGATATCTGGCCTGTAATCAGAAGATGGAGTGCCTGGGGgatgcaaagggttaacacgctcagctgctaactgaaaggctggagtttcaagtccacccagaggtgcctctgaagaatgCCTGAAGACttacttccccaaaaatcagccaacaaaaaccttatggggcacagttccaccctgacgcacatggggtcgccatgaatcagagttgacctGACACCAGCTGATCCTGGAAACCAGAAGATCTGCTCTAAACCAGGAGGCTGCATTTTATCTCCAGGGCCGAGCCACATGGTGAGGTCCAGGACACATGCCCTGAGGGTGGGCTGGAGGTCATGGTAGGGTCACAACCCCAACATGGCAGGGTACAAAGTCTTCGGGGCTCCCAACAGCGTTCCACACAGGCAGCATGGCAGGGACAGGCGGAGGTGGCAGCTCGACACGTGCTAATCCCCCAGGCTGGGCTTGCCTGGGCAGAAACTGGGGGTGACTGGCTCTCAGGCCCCACTTTATCGGTGCCTGTGGATGACATCTCCCTACCCTCCAGCTCAGGCTCCTCCTCCTGCAGCACCCTGCTGAGCACAGTCCCCAGGGGCTCCCGCAGGCTCCAGCTCCTCCGTCTGCCCACCAGAAGGTAGATGATGGGGTTGGCACTGCTACCCAGGGACGAGGAGAGGCGGGACATGCTgacatatagggtctctatctgAGACTGCAGGTTTACCCAGGAGAGGATGAACCAGTAAATGCCGAGGGGCAGGGAGCAGACCAGGAACACCAAGACCGAGGCCAGGATGACTACAAACAACCTTGAGGGTCGGCGGCGCCACTGCTGGGCACTTCTCCGGACCCGGACAAAGAGGATCATGCTGGACAGCATCATCACAGGTGTGAAGATTCCCAGAATAAGGATGCTCAAAACAATGTCCACCGTTAGGCACCAAGGTTCATCACGGCTCCCAAACCGGCTGCAGAAGAAGGTGGCCAATGTGTTCATCAACAGGGACAGTGCCCAGAGCAGGGCACACACCACTATCGATAGGCGTCGGGGACTATGACACTTGTACCAGATGGGGAAGAGGACGGAGAGGCAGCGCTGAGTGCTGATAGCCGTCAGCAGGCTCAGGCCTGTCACGTATGCAAAGTACTTCACCCTCCTCATCACCTCTAGGGCCTTGACCTTCTTGTCCTGGAAGATGATTTCTGGACTTATCTTGTCCGGGAGGACGATTTCTAGACTTATCACAGAGGCCATGCAGATGAGGAAGAGGAGGTCAGCCACTGCCAGGTTGAGCACGTAGACACAGAAGGGGGTCCTCTGCATGTGGAAGCTCAGCAGCCAGATGACCAGACTGTTGCC comes from Elephas maximus indicus isolate mEleMax1 chromosome 7, mEleMax1 primary haplotype, whole genome shotgun sequence and encodes:
- the MRGPRD gene encoding mas-related G-protein coupled receptor member D → MNQTLNSSETPQLTLNRMNALKAAYFVFSALATLTCVFGMVGNSLVIWLLSFHMQRTPFCVYVLNLAVADLLFLICMASVISLEIVLPDKISPEIIFQDKKVKALEVMRRVKYFAYVTGLSLLTAISTQRCLSVLFPIWYKCHSPRRLSIVVCALLWALSLLMNTLATFFCSRFGSRDEPWCLTVDIVLSILILGIFTPVMMLSSMILFVRVRRSAQQWRRRPSRLFVVILASVLVFLVCSLPLGIYWFILSWVNLQSQIETLYVSMSRLSSSLGSSANPIIYLLVGRRRSWSLREPLGTVLSRVLQEEEPELEGREMSSTGTDKVGPESQSPPVSAQASPAWGISTCRAATSACPCHAACVERCWEPRRLCTLPCWGCDPTMTSSPPSGHVSWTSPCGSALEIKCSLLV